A window of Gemmatimonadota bacterium contains these coding sequences:
- a CDS encoding O-antigen ligase family protein, whose amino-acid sequence MTGERMLSGAAGRGVIAATLMAALATSVAFFPAKTAFLVLTLAMSGALIWKVGLRRGAWLLALITIPLRQPLGSDVLGTITLYYGDVLLFTLLGATLWREGLSGFLRSTTLRIGLAILAISTAGLYGAPQPIHGLETVHRMAAQLAVFVIAKSEIRTAGDARQSLLAFLGGLSVAMTYGLYQASLPVTPGAYVGWATAHAAYDAGTGDMKLRIFSTYDHALHFSHALSVGFGLALGLLSGRQGVWGRVFLGAVVVAAATCNQHTYSVGGAVAVGSTVAVWSVLGSRRRLLVILPALVLVWTVSAPDALYRRLDQVFSGKSTSAMARIITYHQVAEVVRDHPVRGVGWGGISRSLDQDYRTSHARSVALTAENLFLQRALAMGVPGLALMVALFVLFARNVAKGRPPPGRSRPEEWPRAALILGGTAFLVQGMVIPVGDESSNYLLWFLLAMAERMHEATTTSGGA is encoded by the coding sequence ATGACCGGCGAACGAATGTTGTCGGGGGCCGCCGGGCGAGGCGTGATCGCCGCAACGCTGATGGCGGCGCTGGCCACCAGCGTCGCTTTCTTTCCGGCCAAGACGGCGTTTCTGGTTCTCACGCTTGCGATGTCCGGCGCACTGATCTGGAAAGTCGGCCTTCGCCGGGGCGCGTGGCTGCTTGCGTTGATCACGATTCCGCTCAGGCAACCGCTGGGTTCGGATGTGCTGGGGACGATCACCCTCTACTACGGCGATGTTCTGCTCTTCACGCTTCTCGGGGCGACTCTCTGGCGGGAAGGCCTGTCCGGCTTCCTGCGAAGCACGACACTTCGCATCGGCCTTGCGATTCTCGCGATCAGCACGGCGGGGCTCTACGGAGCGCCGCAACCCATTCACGGACTGGAGACGGTCCACCGCATGGCGGCGCAACTTGCGGTCTTCGTGATTGCGAAGAGCGAGATTCGTACGGCAGGGGACGCCAGGCAATCGCTGCTGGCGTTTCTCGGCGGGCTGTCCGTCGCCATGACCTACGGGCTCTATCAGGCCTCGCTGCCGGTGACGCCGGGGGCGTATGTGGGGTGGGCGACCGCGCACGCCGCCTACGATGCCGGGACCGGCGACATGAAGCTCCGCATCTTCTCCACCTACGATCACGCGCTTCACTTTTCGCATGCGCTGTCCGTGGGGTTCGGGCTGGCGCTCGGGCTTCTGTCCGGTCGACAGGGAGTCTGGGGGCGCGTGTTCCTGGGCGCGGTTGTGGTGGCCGCGGCCACATGCAACCAGCACACCTACTCCGTGGGCGGCGCCGTGGCCGTCGGGTCGACGGTGGCGGTCTGGAGCGTGCTGGGTTCGCGCCGCCGCCTTCTGGTGATCCTGCCCGCACTGGTGCTCGTCTGGACGGTGTCCGCGCCGGACGCTCTCTACCGGCGACTCGACCAGGTGTTCAGCGGGAAGTCCACTTCCGCCATGGCCCGGATCATCACCTACCACCAGGTGGCGGAGGTGGTTCGGGACCACCCGGTTCGCGGAGTGGGATGGGGGGGGATTTCGCGAAGTCTGGATCAGGATTACCGCACCTCCCACGCTCGAAGTGTCGCGCTGACCGCGGAGAACCTCTTTCTTCAGCGCGCGCTGGCCATGGGCGTGCCCGGGCTTGCGCTGATGGTGGCACTCTTTGTGCTCTTCGCGAGGAATGTGGCGAAGGGTCGGCCACCGCCGGGGAGGTCGCGCCCGGAAGAATGGCCGAGAGCCGCGCTGATACTGGGCGGCACGGCGTTTCTTGTGCAGGGGATGGTCATTCCCGTGGGTGACGAGAGCAGCAACTACCTCCTGTGGTTTCTTCTCGCGATGGCGGAGCGAATGCACGAAGCCACGACAACCTCCGGGGGTGCGTGA